Proteins encoded within one genomic window of Amycolatopsis sp. 2-15:
- a CDS encoding TetR/AcrR family transcriptional regulator: MDIRTQMLEAAEKLLDASPDRDISTRAVCEAVGVGAPMLYRLFGDKNGLLSAVVDHGFDRYLATKRAAEPSADPIADLKNGWDTHIAFAREHPAVYRLMYSPAFTEIPSAAQEALRLLKEVLVRCAAIGRLRVDPDAAAQRVMSANIGVALNMVTQPDVYTDPELSRRVRDAVHDSLLTPENGTEETESSTTPLPTAALQLAALLRTEDTTLGTEETQLLLKWLDGLARD; the protein is encoded by the coding sequence ATGGACATCCGCACCCAGATGCTGGAGGCCGCCGAGAAGCTGCTCGACGCCTCGCCCGACCGCGACATCTCCACGCGCGCCGTGTGCGAGGCGGTCGGGGTCGGCGCGCCGATGCTGTACCGCCTGTTCGGCGACAAGAACGGCCTGCTCTCGGCCGTCGTGGACCACGGGTTCGACCGCTACCTGGCCACCAAGCGCGCGGCCGAGCCGTCGGCCGACCCGATCGCCGACCTCAAGAACGGCTGGGACACCCACATCGCGTTCGCGCGGGAGCACCCGGCCGTCTACCGGCTGATGTACTCCCCGGCCTTCACCGAGATCCCCAGCGCCGCGCAGGAAGCTTTGCGGCTGCTGAAGGAGGTGCTCGTGCGCTGCGCCGCCATCGGCCGGCTGCGCGTCGACCCGGACGCCGCCGCGCAGCGCGTGATGTCGGCGAACATCGGGGTGGCGCTCAACATGGTCACCCAGCCGGACGTCTACACCGATCCCGAGCTGTCGCGGCGCGTGCGCGACGCCGTGCACGACAGTCTGCTCACTCCCGAGAACGGCACCGAGGAGACCGAGAGCTCGACGACTCCGCTGCCCACCGCGGCCCTGCAGCTCGCCGCCCTCCTGCGCACCGAGGACACCACCCTCGGCACCGAGGAGACGCAGCTGCTGCTGAAGTGGCTCGACGGCCTGGCCCGCGACTGA
- a CDS encoding NAD-dependent protein deacetylase has translation MRTRPTLTWTGTGEPLPRTGSVAEVAEVVSRGRVVVLSGAGISTESGIPDYRGESGSLRRHTPMTYDEFTSSIEGRRRYWARSHLGWRTIARAEPNSGHHAVATLREAGLLSGVITQNVDGLHRAAGTRGVVELHGNLDRVICLGCRRTTPREELHDRLRAANPDFGGTATRINPDGDVDLAEEAVRTFTLVDCTACAGVLKPDVVFFGENVPRARVERCYRLVDEASAVLVLGSSLTVMSGLRFVRHAAKTGKPVLIVNRGQTRGDAHAQVRVDLPLGEALTDLIDLVELVGGPARLA, from the coding sequence GTGCGGACACGACCGACCCTGACCTGGACCGGCACGGGTGAACCGCTCCCGCGCACCGGAAGTGTCGCCGAGGTGGCCGAGGTCGTCTCCCGCGGCCGCGTGGTGGTGCTGAGCGGGGCGGGGATCTCCACCGAGTCCGGCATTCCCGACTACCGCGGCGAGTCCGGCAGCCTGCGCCGGCACACCCCGATGACCTACGACGAGTTCACGAGCAGCATCGAGGGCCGCCGCCGCTACTGGGCCCGCAGCCACCTCGGCTGGCGCACCATCGCGCGGGCCGAACCCAACTCCGGGCACCACGCCGTCGCGACCCTGCGCGAAGCCGGCCTGCTGTCCGGCGTGATCACGCAGAACGTCGACGGCCTGCACCGCGCGGCGGGCACGCGCGGTGTGGTGGAGCTGCACGGCAACCTCGACCGCGTGATCTGCCTCGGCTGCCGCCGCACCACGCCGCGCGAAGAGCTCCACGACCGCCTGCGCGCGGCCAACCCGGACTTCGGCGGCACCGCCACCCGCATCAACCCGGACGGCGACGTCGACCTCGCCGAGGAAGCCGTGCGCACGTTCACGCTCGTCGACTGCACCGCGTGCGCCGGCGTGCTGAAGCCCGACGTGGTGTTCTTCGGCGAGAACGTGCCACGCGCCCGGGTCGAGCGCTGTTACCGCCTGGTCGACGAGGCTTCGGCGGTGCTCGTCCTCGGCTCGTCGCTCACAGTCATGTCCGGCCTGCGCTTCGTCCGCCACGCCGCGAAAACCGGCAAGCCCGTCCTCATCGTCAACCGCGGCCAGACCCGCGGCGACGCCCACGCACAGGTCCGCGTCGACCTGCCGCTGGGCGAGGCGCTGACCGACCTGATCGATCTCGTCGAACTCGTCGGCGGACCCGCGCGCCTCGCCTGA
- a CDS encoding ABC transporter permease, producing the protein MLWQVCTATGLVDVSFSSSPTRIVGSEIDLFGSGDIWPALGATGLELLWGLLITFVVGIPVGLVLGRSKILHDMTEPMVNILYSVPYVMFLPIIIFWFGIGDVSRILVIIWAAILPLIINITAGVRNLDSDYTRVATVFCTPRLRFFYAIALPATLPYILAGVRLAVGRALVGAIVAELFLASQGLGYFVQTQTSNFNMDNAMAGIVILAVVALLLNGAVRMIERRFTHWAGSQ; encoded by the coding sequence GTGCTGTGGCAGGTGTGCACCGCCACCGGGCTCGTGGACGTCTCCTTCAGCAGCAGCCCGACGCGCATCGTCGGGTCCGAGATCGACCTGTTCGGCTCGGGCGACATCTGGCCCGCGCTCGGCGCGACCGGTCTCGAGCTCCTGTGGGGCCTGCTGATCACGTTCGTGGTCGGCATCCCGGTCGGGCTCGTGCTGGGCCGCAGCAAGATCCTGCACGACATGACCGAGCCGATGGTCAACATCCTCTACTCCGTGCCGTACGTGATGTTCCTGCCGATCATCATCTTCTGGTTCGGCATCGGCGACGTCTCGCGCATCCTGGTGATCATCTGGGCCGCGATCCTGCCGCTCATCATCAACATCACCGCGGGCGTGCGGAACCTCGACAGCGACTACACCCGCGTGGCCACGGTGTTCTGCACGCCGCGGCTGCGGTTCTTCTACGCCATCGCGCTGCCCGCGACGCTGCCGTACATCCTCGCCGGTGTGCGCCTCGCGGTCGGCCGCGCGCTGGTCGGCGCGATCGTCGCGGAGCTGTTCCTCGCGAGCCAGGGCCTCGGGTACTTCGTCCAGACCCAGACCTCGAACTTCAACATGGACAACGCCATGGCCGGCATCGTCATCCTCGCCGTCGTCGCACTGCTGCTCAACGGCGCCGTGCGGATGATCGAACGCCGCTTCACCCACTGGGCAGGTTCGCAGTGA
- a CDS encoding ABC transporter substrate-binding protein, whose product MNKKIISAVATAAALALVLTGCAGKGVGTAPVKADANGALPITIGYTALGAGYSDLYVAQDEGIFAKHGLKVTLNRLNDSSQLVAALSSNSVNIGVGVAADSAAAIMKGSDLKYVAMSEPHYNLEMWASPDVKTIKDLKGKKVAISSPGSQSDFGLTDLLEANGMKREDVQAVFVKSVPAEVAALGSGAVSALLTQPPNGTQSREKGAHRLASLADLQFPLGAYTVQSKFLQNNREAVKRFYAAEAESLQYLRSHKPETVKAIKKYSGVQSDDLANYAYDFFLTVWSQTPEVDPKVIKQAFDEAAHNAKSTPPADVTKYIDSTLAAA is encoded by the coding sequence GTGAACAAGAAGATCATCTCGGCGGTCGCGACCGCCGCGGCGCTGGCGCTCGTCCTCACCGGCTGTGCCGGCAAGGGCGTCGGCACCGCCCCCGTCAAGGCCGACGCCAACGGAGCCCTGCCGATCACCATCGGCTACACCGCGCTGGGCGCGGGTTACTCCGACCTGTACGTGGCGCAGGACGAAGGCATTTTCGCCAAGCACGGCCTCAAGGTCACGCTCAACCGGCTCAACGACAGCTCGCAGCTCGTGGCCGCGCTGTCGAGCAACAGCGTGAACATCGGGGTCGGCGTCGCGGCGGACTCCGCCGCCGCGATCATGAAGGGCTCCGACCTCAAGTACGTCGCGATGTCCGAGCCGCACTACAACCTCGAGATGTGGGCCAGCCCCGACGTCAAGACGATCAAGGACCTCAAGGGCAAGAAGGTCGCGATCTCCTCGCCGGGGTCGCAGAGCGACTTCGGGCTGACGGACCTGCTCGAGGCCAACGGCATGAAGCGCGAGGACGTGCAGGCGGTGTTCGTGAAGAGCGTGCCCGCCGAGGTCGCGGCGCTCGGCAGCGGTGCGGTCTCCGCGCTGCTGACCCAGCCGCCGAACGGCACGCAGAGCCGGGAGAAGGGCGCACACCGCCTGGCTTCGCTGGCTGACCTGCAGTTCCCGCTCGGCGCGTACACCGTGCAGAGCAAGTTCCTCCAGAACAACCGCGAAGCGGTGAAGCGGTTCTACGCCGCTGAAGCCGAGTCGTTGCAGTACCTGCGCTCGCACAAGCCCGAGACCGTGAAGGCGATCAAGAAGTACAGCGGGGTGCAGAGCGACGACCTGGCCAACTACGCGTACGACTTCTTCCTCACCGTGTGGTCGCAGACCCCGGAGGTGGACCCCAAGGTGATCAAGCAGGCGTTCGACGAAGCGGCGCACAACGCGAAGTCGACTCCGCCCGCGGACGTCACGAAGTACATCGACAGCACGCTGGCGGCGGCATGA
- a CDS encoding nucleotidyltransferase domain-containing protein translates to MPDNNGKMFADQVADVLGALPGVEAVALGGSRAQGSAGPDSDWDVAVYYRGAFDPGDLRALGYPGEVSELGEWGGGVFNGGAWLTIDGRRVDVHYRDLDSVEHEVAEARAGRFHWEPLAFHLAGIPSYLVVAELAINKVLRGTLPRPEYPPALQESAPEFWRASAEQTLGYAKSAHVERGHTTETAASVGIAALQTAHAVLAARGEWVTNEKTLIERAGLRGIDDVLGGLVHDLEGAFATAVALLRAARWQSNEVASVDS, encoded by the coding sequence ATGCCGGACAACAACGGGAAAATGTTTGCCGACCAGGTGGCCGACGTGCTGGGTGCGCTGCCCGGGGTCGAGGCGGTCGCGCTGGGCGGGTCACGCGCCCAGGGCAGCGCCGGCCCGGACAGCGACTGGGACGTGGCGGTCTATTACCGCGGCGCGTTCGACCCCGGCGACCTGCGCGCGCTCGGCTACCCCGGCGAGGTGTCGGAGCTCGGCGAGTGGGGCGGCGGCGTGTTCAACGGCGGCGCGTGGCTCACGATCGACGGCCGGCGCGTCGACGTCCACTACCGCGACCTGGATTCCGTGGAGCACGAGGTGGCCGAGGCGCGGGCCGGGCGGTTCCACTGGGAGCCGCTCGCGTTCCACCTCGCCGGCATCCCGAGCTACCTCGTCGTAGCCGAGCTGGCGATCAACAAGGTGCTGCGCGGCACCCTGCCGCGCCCGGAGTACCCGCCGGCGCTGCAGGAGAGCGCGCCGGAGTTCTGGCGCGCCTCGGCGGAGCAGACGCTCGGCTACGCGAAGAGCGCGCACGTCGAGCGCGGGCACACCACCGAGACCGCGGCGTCGGTCGGCATCGCGGCGCTGCAGACCGCGCACGCCGTGCTCGCCGCGCGGGGCGAGTGGGTCACGAACGAGAAGACCCTCATCGAGCGCGCCGGGCTGCGCGGGATCGACGACGTGCTCGGCGGCCTCGTCCACGACCTCGAAGGCGCCTTCGCCACGGCCGTCGCGCTGCTGCGCGCGGCCCGCTGGCAGTCGAACGAAGTGGCTAGTGTCGACAGTTGA
- a CDS encoding ABC transporter ATP-binding protein: MTSSNVCLDARDLLLGHKARRGNAFSTAVLDLNLQIMDEEFVVIVGPSGCGKTTFLEAVAGLVPVAGGALEVGGKAVKGPGPERSLVFQHASLYPWRTVLDNVLFGPQVQGRLTREVRARAEELLEIVGLSHVAGKYPHELSGGMKQRVNLARALATDPTLLLLDEPFGALDAQTRENLQDELLRIWQADTVSAKKTAMFVTHDVNEAVLLADRVLVFSPSPARVALEVKIDAPRPRDAAWRRSSEFLAYGDQILEALHHKPAEKTETPAPAPESAASEDSARNHDNGVNSDQAAEHARAGRGSAVQGTVRLGTAQA, encoded by the coding sequence ATGACCTCGTCGAATGTATGTCTGGACGCGCGTGACCTGTTGCTGGGCCACAAGGCCCGGCGCGGCAACGCGTTCTCCACGGCGGTCCTCGACCTCAACCTCCAGATCATGGACGAGGAGTTCGTGGTCATCGTCGGACCCAGCGGGTGCGGCAAGACCACGTTCCTCGAAGCCGTCGCCGGGCTGGTCCCGGTCGCCGGCGGTGCGCTCGAGGTGGGCGGCAAGGCCGTCAAGGGACCCGGCCCCGAACGATCGCTGGTGTTCCAGCACGCCTCGCTCTACCCGTGGCGGACGGTGCTGGACAACGTCCTCTTCGGACCGCAGGTGCAGGGCCGGCTCACGCGGGAGGTCCGCGCCCGGGCCGAGGAGCTGCTGGAGATCGTGGGCCTGTCCCACGTCGCCGGCAAGTACCCGCACGAGCTGTCCGGCGGCATGAAGCAGCGTGTGAACCTCGCGCGGGCCCTGGCCACCGACCCCACCCTGCTGCTGCTCGACGAGCCCTTCGGTGCGCTCGACGCGCAGACGCGCGAGAACCTGCAGGACGAGCTCCTGCGCATCTGGCAGGCGGACACCGTCAGCGCCAAGAAGACCGCGATGTTCGTGACCCACGATGTGAACGAGGCGGTGCTGCTGGCCGACCGCGTGCTCGTGTTCTCCCCGTCCCCGGCCCGGGTCGCCCTCGAGGTCAAGATCGACGCGCCCCGCCCGCGGGACGCGGCCTGGCGGCGCAGCTCCGAGTTCCTCGCCTACGGCGACCAGATCCTCGAGGCGCTGCACCACAAGCCGGCCGAGAAGACCGAAACCCCAGCCCCTGCCCCGGAATCCGCAGCTTCGGAAGACTCAGCGAGGAACCATGACAACGGCGTCAACTCTGACCAGGCCGCCGAGCACGCCCGGGCCGGCCGCGGCAGCGCAGTCCAGGGGACTGTCCGCCTGGGTACAGCGCAGGCGTAG
- a CDS encoding winged helix-turn-helix transcriptional regulator, whose translation MEEWTQFAGRSTRDGYEVFHTDCPARTVLDHVTSRWGVWVLIALRDRELRFFELRRGIEGVSEKMLAQTLRTLVRDGLVWRRVEPTTPPQVSYGLTPLGRGTGDQLSTLFSWLRDHAVEILATQSGYDESGGRQSA comes from the coding sequence ATGGAGGAATGGACGCAGTTCGCGGGCCGGTCGACCCGTGACGGGTATGAGGTGTTTCACACCGACTGCCCGGCGCGGACGGTGCTCGACCACGTCACCAGCCGTTGGGGCGTGTGGGTGCTGATCGCCTTGCGGGACCGGGAACTGCGGTTCTTCGAGCTCCGCCGCGGCATCGAAGGCGTGAGCGAGAAGATGCTGGCGCAGACCCTGCGCACCCTCGTGCGCGACGGCCTCGTGTGGCGCCGGGTCGAGCCCACCACGCCGCCGCAGGTCAGCTACGGCCTCACGCCGCTCGGCCGCGGCACCGGCGACCAGCTTTCGACGCTCTTCTCCTGGCTGCGCGACCACGCGGTCGAAATCCTCGCCACGCAGTCCGGGTACGACGAGTCCGGCGGCCGGCAGAGCGCGTAG
- a CDS encoding ArsR/SmtB family transcription factor: protein MARTLTHTDPAEVTLQQALDALTDPVRRTILRELSDGPDFSRACGTFDLPVSKATASHHFAVLRSTGLLEQLDRGPRRYNRLRRSEFDARFPGLLDLVLTEP from the coding sequence ATGGCGCGGACGTTGACCCACACGGATCCGGCCGAGGTGACGTTGCAGCAGGCGCTCGACGCGCTGACCGATCCGGTGCGCCGCACGATCCTGCGCGAGCTCTCGGACGGGCCGGACTTCTCGCGCGCGTGCGGCACCTTCGACCTGCCGGTGTCGAAAGCGACGGCGAGCCACCACTTCGCGGTGCTGCGCTCCACCGGGCTGCTCGAACAGCTCGACCGCGGACCGCGCCGCTACAACCGGCTGCGGCGCTCCGAGTTCGACGCGCGCTTCCCCGGCCTGCTGGACCTCGTGCTCACCGAGCCCTGA
- a CDS encoding cysteine hydrolase family protein, whose product MTVPKTADAVFEDGWAPYLTERDRAVLSATSWAKQAPFGLGSRPLVVAVDLYYAALGLPRAGIVESVADWPSSCGDAGWEVVDRTAPFLRAARDAGVRVAYFHATPPEYGRWNRKPAPALAPKPRAVDGNAIVAEVAPADGDIVLQKIGPSCFFETPLDTILRAGGYDTLLVVGEATSGCVRSTVVDACSRGYRVGVVGDLCFDRFEASHWVSLFDLNQKYADVITARAATEYFQADTRRGAA is encoded by the coding sequence ATGACCGTGCCGAAGACCGCCGACGCCGTGTTCGAGGACGGTTGGGCGCCTTACCTGACCGAGCGCGACCGAGCTGTACTTTCGGCCACGTCGTGGGCGAAGCAGGCGCCGTTCGGCCTCGGCTCGCGCCCGCTCGTGGTCGCCGTCGACCTCTACTACGCCGCGCTCGGCCTGCCGCGCGCCGGCATCGTGGAGTCGGTCGCGGACTGGCCCAGCTCGTGCGGGGACGCCGGCTGGGAGGTCGTCGACCGCACCGCACCGTTCCTGCGGGCGGCTCGCGACGCCGGCGTGCGCGTGGCGTACTTCCACGCCACACCACCGGAATACGGGCGGTGGAACCGCAAACCGGCTCCGGCGCTCGCGCCGAAGCCACGCGCGGTGGACGGCAACGCCATCGTCGCCGAGGTGGCCCCGGCCGACGGTGACATCGTGCTGCAGAAGATCGGACCGAGCTGCTTTTTCGAGACCCCGCTCGACACCATCCTCCGGGCGGGGGGCTACGACACGCTGCTCGTGGTCGGTGAGGCCACCAGCGGCTGCGTGCGCTCGACCGTGGTCGACGCGTGCAGTCGCGGGTATCGCGTGGGCGTGGTCGGCGACCTGTGCTTCGACCGGTTCGAGGCGTCGCACTGGGTGAGCCTGTTCGACCTCAACCAGAAGTACGCCGACGTGATCACCGCCCGAGCGGCCACCGAGTACTTCCAGGCCGACACGCGACGAGGAGCAGCATGA
- a CDS encoding glycoside hydrolase family 2 protein: MAEEEPGGTAVPRTGHARRTFLFGAGAAIAASGALSAALHHPEPVEATGGFGADWLFGPFVPGCTEVDFDDRSMTLVSVPHCVTPLSWDGWHPNDWQHLWVYRQHFFVPPQLRKNRAFLRFDGVLSATTVFLNGRRVASQSGGYLPLTCEVTGLLTDSDNVLAVAVDGRWQQDTPPDLPEYPNPTAIDFYQPAGIYRTVNLYGTPQAYLSDVYAQQIAVLTPNRAVVVHCTVDAAKAVKGPVRLTATLSQAGTEIATAATDVTGLRKGETNTTVTLQGLDAVKLWDVDEPAMCDVLVTLSVAGRKVHTYPVRTGLRDAQFTVDGFRLNGRPLKLFGLNRHQWYPFVGGAMPERVQRRDAEILKNELNVNMVRCSHYPQSPAFLDACDELGILVWEELPGWDHVGDTAWQELAVRDVHDMIVRDRNHPSIIVWGTRVNETLGQYTLYGKTDQLAAELDPMRPCTGAVAGQKGYVSPLYPVKENGGVFSFNDYSRPPSRNAPPTLRPPRRGVPYLVSEAVGTLVGAPYFRRTDAADVQREQSMLHAWVHEHAAADPRYCGLIAWCGFDYPSGWYHSLRGVKYPGVVDFFRIPKLGAGFYRAQRAPSRGAVIEPAFYWDFGPGSPRGGPGRNALIWSNCDQLVVTVAGRRPVTVQPDHARFPHLKHPPFLVNLTVTGKARPDLTIEGRVKGQTVLRRRFSADPEFDTLAVTADDGAITADGQDTTRVTLRSVDRYGAPRPHARGVLSVAVDGPGVLIGDQFLDFGALGGAAAVWIRSMRDTPGTITVTASHPFLDTGSATISAV, from the coding sequence ATGGCGGAGGAAGAACCCGGGGGCACGGCTGTCCCGAGGACCGGTCACGCCCGGCGCACGTTCCTGTTCGGCGCCGGCGCGGCCATCGCGGCCTCGGGCGCGCTCTCGGCCGCGTTGCACCACCCCGAGCCGGTGGAAGCGACGGGCGGGTTCGGTGCCGACTGGCTGTTCGGCCCGTTCGTGCCCGGCTGCACCGAAGTGGACTTCGACGACCGGTCCATGACGCTCGTGTCGGTGCCCCACTGCGTCACGCCGCTGTCGTGGGACGGCTGGCACCCGAACGACTGGCAGCACCTGTGGGTGTACCGCCAGCACTTCTTCGTGCCGCCGCAGCTGCGCAAGAATCGCGCGTTCCTGCGGTTCGACGGGGTGCTCAGCGCCACCACCGTGTTCCTCAACGGCCGACGGGTCGCCTCGCAGAGCGGCGGATACCTGCCGCTCACCTGCGAGGTCACCGGGCTGCTCACCGACTCCGACAACGTGCTCGCCGTGGCCGTCGACGGCCGCTGGCAGCAGGACACTCCCCCGGACCTGCCCGAGTACCCGAACCCGACGGCCATCGACTTCTACCAGCCCGCCGGCATCTACCGCACGGTCAACCTCTACGGCACCCCGCAGGCCTACCTGTCCGATGTGTACGCCCAGCAGATCGCCGTGCTCACGCCGAACCGCGCGGTGGTGGTGCACTGCACCGTCGATGCGGCGAAGGCGGTGAAGGGGCCCGTGCGGCTCACGGCGACGCTGAGCCAGGCCGGCACCGAGATCGCCACCGCGGCCACCGACGTCACGGGACTGCGCAAGGGCGAGACGAACACCACCGTCACACTCCAAGGCCTCGACGCGGTGAAGCTGTGGGACGTCGACGAGCCGGCGATGTGCGACGTCCTGGTCACGCTCTCGGTCGCGGGGCGCAAGGTCCACACCTACCCGGTGCGCACCGGGCTGCGCGACGCCCAGTTCACTGTGGACGGTTTCCGCCTCAACGGCCGCCCGCTCAAGCTCTTCGGGCTCAACCGCCACCAGTGGTACCCGTTCGTCGGCGGTGCGATGCCCGAGCGCGTGCAGCGGCGCGACGCCGAGATCCTCAAGAACGAGCTCAACGTCAACATGGTGCGCTGCTCGCACTATCCGCAGTCGCCCGCGTTCCTCGACGCGTGCGACGAGCTCGGCATCCTCGTCTGGGAGGAGCTGCCCGGCTGGGACCACGTGGGCGACACCGCGTGGCAGGAGCTCGCGGTGCGCGACGTGCACGACATGATCGTGCGCGACCGCAACCACCCGTCGATCATCGTGTGGGGCACGCGCGTGAACGAGACGCTGGGCCAATACACGCTCTACGGCAAGACCGACCAGCTGGCCGCCGAGCTCGACCCGATGCGGCCGTGCACCGGGGCGGTCGCCGGGCAGAAGGGCTACGTCTCGCCGCTGTACCCGGTGAAGGAGAACGGCGGGGTCTTCTCGTTCAACGACTACAGCCGCCCGCCCTCGCGCAACGCGCCGCCGACATTGCGTCCGCCGCGCCGGGGCGTGCCATACCTGGTGAGCGAAGCCGTGGGCACCCTCGTGGGCGCGCCGTACTTCCGGCGTACCGACGCCGCCGACGTGCAGCGGGAGCAGAGCATGCTGCACGCGTGGGTGCACGAACACGCCGCGGCCGACCCGCGCTACTGCGGGCTGATCGCGTGGTGCGGCTTCGACTACCCGTCCGGCTGGTACCACTCGCTGCGCGGGGTGAAGTACCCCGGCGTGGTCGATTTCTTCCGGATTCCCAAGCTGGGCGCGGGTTTCTACCGCGCGCAACGGGCCCCGTCGCGCGGTGCGGTGATCGAGCCCGCGTTCTACTGGGACTTCGGTCCCGGCTCTCCGCGCGGCGGACCCGGTCGCAACGCGCTGATCTGGTCGAACTGCGACCAGCTCGTGGTCACCGTCGCGGGCCGGCGACCGGTCACCGTGCAGCCCGACCACGCGCGGTTCCCGCATCTGAAGCACCCGCCGTTCCTGGTGAACCTCACCGTGACCGGGAAGGCCCGCCCGGACCTGACGATCGAGGGCCGGGTGAAGGGGCAGACGGTGCTGCGCCGCAGGTTCAGCGCCGACCCGGAGTTCGACACGCTGGCCGTGACCGCCGACGACGGCGCCATCACCGCCGACGGCCAGGACACCACGCGCGTCACGCTCCGGTCCGTGGACCGCTACGGCGCACCGCGCCCGCACGCGCGCGGGGTGCTCAGCGTCGCGGTCGACGGGCCGGGAGTCCTGATCGGCGACCAGTTCCTGGACTTCGGCGCCCTCGGCGGCGCGGCGGCGGTGTGGATCCGCTCGATGCGCGACACGCCCGGGACGATCACCGTGACCGCGTCGCATCCGTTTCTGGACACGGGATCGGCCACGATCTCCGCGGTCTGA
- a CDS encoding NAD(P)H-binding protein encodes MIVVTGATGNIGRPLVAALAAAGAPVTAVSRTAPAGLPEGVAHQVADLAAPESLREVVAGADALFLFPGGPAPAELADVAKAGGVRRLVLLSSQGAATRPEAYAFFAAYEQAVRSAVPAAAILRPSGFTTNTLGWAPSVRASRLVEAPFGDVALPFVDPADIAAVAAAALLDDSHDGAEYDVTGPEALTPRERAAVIGTALGEPVRFVEQTPDEARARMLEFMPAPIVEATLGVLGSPLPAERRVSPDVRRVLGRPARTFGEWVADSVAAFR; translated from the coding sequence ATGATCGTGGTGACGGGGGCGACGGGCAACATCGGCCGTCCGCTGGTGGCGGCGCTGGCGGCGGCGGGGGCGCCGGTGACGGCGGTGTCGCGGACGGCGCCGGCCGGCCTGCCCGAGGGCGTGGCGCACCAGGTCGCGGACCTGGCCGCGCCGGAGTCCCTGCGCGAGGTGGTGGCCGGGGCGGACGCGCTGTTCCTCTTCCCGGGCGGTCCGGCTCCGGCGGAGCTGGCCGACGTCGCGAAGGCCGGGGGAGTGCGGCGGCTGGTGCTGCTGTCCTCGCAGGGCGCGGCCACGCGGCCCGAGGCTTATGCGTTTTTCGCGGCGTACGAACAGGCTGTTCGCTCGGCGGTGCCTGCGGCGGCGATCCTGCGGCCGAGCGGGTTCACCACCAACACACTGGGGTGGGCTCCTTCGGTCCGGGCTTCGCGGCTCGTCGAAGCCCCCTTCGGCGATGTGGCGCTCCCGTTCGTCGACCCGGCGGACATCGCGGCGGTCGCCGCCGCGGCACTGCTGGACGACTCGCACGACGGCGCCGAGTACGACGTGACCGGCCCCGAAGCGCTGACCCCGCGCGAGCGGGCGGCGGTCATCGGCACCGCGCTCGGCGAGCCCGTCCGGTTCGTCGAGCAGACGCCGGACGAGGCTCGCGCGCGGATGCTGGAGTTCATGCCGGCGCCCATCGTCGAGGCGACGCTGGGAGTGCTGGGTTCCCCGCTGCCCGCGGAACGCCGGGTGAGCCCCGACGTGCGGCGGGTGCTGGGCCGCCCGGCCCGGACGTTCGGCGAGTGGGTGGCGGACTCCGTCGCCGCGTTCCGCTGA